One stretch of Streptomyces hygroscopicus DNA includes these proteins:
- a CDS encoding histidine kinase has protein sequence MSKVKAMTGGRMADRLAEGARALPRTMGEGLRAAPGILRADLWTMARDPLPRMRWLGRLPHGHVVLLAVLMAWLSMAQLQEPARPGTAQDPVPVIGLVVLEALAVQVALTRPIPAWWLSTAMLLVTALEVDGRVPVYVLYPWNYGQIALHTVVLLLLALRVRPRIAAEALILTLLVGTVTAALATRPHADGLDEAFVSFTTAVVVGAALRGRRVARRRLVEQEELTAEERARRTLLEERNRIARELHDVVAHHMSVISIQAQVAPHLAENPSDDLKENLAGIRQNAVEALAELRRVLGVLRSEDALADGARHAPQPTLDRLDELVGTVRGTGITILTDVTGERRPLPPGVELSAFRIVQEALSNVMRHAPGAEARVELGYQRRGLTVRIVNTTPDRPAPPSPGAGHGLLGMRERAAMLGGELTTGPTPDGGYEVTAVLPTHHPDPSTAATETAEDPA, from the coding sequence GTGTCTAAAGTCAAGGCCATGACGGGCGGGCGGATGGCGGACCGGCTGGCGGAGGGCGCGCGCGCCCTGCCGCGCACGATGGGCGAGGGACTGCGCGCGGCGCCGGGCATCCTCCGCGCGGACCTGTGGACGATGGCGCGCGACCCGCTGCCGCGGATGCGCTGGCTGGGCCGGCTGCCCCATGGCCATGTGGTGTTGCTCGCGGTGCTCATGGCCTGGCTCAGCATGGCGCAGCTCCAGGAGCCCGCCCGCCCGGGGACGGCCCAGGACCCGGTGCCCGTGATCGGTCTGGTGGTGCTCGAAGCGCTGGCCGTCCAGGTGGCGCTGACCCGCCCGATACCGGCGTGGTGGCTCTCGACCGCGATGCTGTTGGTGACGGCGCTGGAGGTGGACGGCCGGGTCCCCGTATATGTGCTCTACCCCTGGAACTACGGCCAGATCGCGCTGCACACCGTCGTGCTGCTCCTCCTCGCGCTGCGGGTCCGGCCCCGGATCGCCGCCGAGGCGCTGATACTGACGCTGCTGGTGGGGACGGTCACCGCGGCCCTCGCCACCCGGCCCCACGCGGACGGCCTGGACGAGGCGTTCGTGTCCTTCACGACCGCCGTGGTGGTGGGCGCCGCGCTGCGCGGCCGCCGGGTGGCGCGGCGGCGGCTGGTCGAGCAGGAGGAGCTCACCGCGGAGGAACGGGCCCGGCGCACTCTGCTGGAGGAGCGCAACCGCATCGCCCGCGAGCTGCACGACGTGGTCGCCCACCACATGTCGGTGATCTCCATCCAGGCGCAGGTCGCCCCGCATCTGGCCGAGAACCCCTCCGACGACCTGAAGGAGAACCTCGCGGGCATCCGGCAGAACGCGGTCGAGGCGCTGGCCGAACTGCGCCGCGTGCTGGGCGTGCTGCGCTCCGAGGACGCCCTGGCCGACGGCGCCCGGCACGCCCCGCAGCCCACCCTGGACCGGCTGGACGAGCTGGTGGGCACGGTGCGCGGGACCGGGATCACGATCCTTACGGATGTCACCGGGGAGCGGCGGCCGCTGCCGCCGGGCGTCGAGCTGTCGGCGTTCCGCATCGTGCAGGAGGCGCTGAGCAATGTGATGCGGCACGCGCCGGGCGCTGAGGCGCGGGTGGAGCTGGGGTACCAGCGGCGCGGGCTCACCGTCCGGATCGTCAATACGACGCCGGACCGGCCCGCCCCGCCGTCGCCGGGCGCCGGGCACGGGCTGCTCGGGATGCGGGAGCGCGCTGCGATGCTAGGGGGTGAGCTGACTACTGGCCCGACGCCGGACGGCGGTTACGAGGTGACCGCCGTGCTGCCCACGCACCACCCCGACCCGTCCACCGCCGCGACCGAAACCGCCGAGGACCCCGCATGA
- a CDS encoding acyltransferase, giving the protein MRNTVRTRDTFRTPDTVRTRDTFRLRDLVRRIEAATPPGRDRAVDALRAIAILGVVLGHWLVTALVADSGTLRAASPLLYQPELTPVSWAFQTLAVFFLVGGQMGAQSHACARARGISYRQWLRARLARLFRPVAAVLAVWAVAAGAMLGSGVSLLTVHTLLKLVLSPLWFLLVYAVLTAATPLVARLHPLWPLAVVLHVDLIRFGFGGPAWLGWINLAAGWLVPYCLGATWGRGMLRGRTAGWVLLIGGAAVTAGLVLFGGYPAAMVGVPGAPISNLNPPTLAAVTFGLTQCGAALLLRGPLRRVLARPAAWAVVALVNLSAMTVFLWHQTAMMAVSVTTLRLYGPLSGLHTVPDGPGWVLARLCWLPVFAGALLVCWAAFHGYEAGRPRKGGGGVVRGGGGAVRGGSRIVREGRSAREARQVEKPSV; this is encoded by the coding sequence ATGCGTAACACCGTTCGTACGCGTGACACATTCCGTACGCCTGACACGGTTCGTACGCGTGACACGTTCCGCTTGCGTGACCTCGTCCGGCGGATCGAGGCCGCCACCCCGCCCGGCCGCGACCGCGCGGTGGACGCCCTGCGGGCCATCGCCATCCTCGGCGTGGTGCTCGGCCACTGGCTGGTGACCGCCCTGGTCGCCGACAGCGGCACCCTGCGCGCGGCCAGCCCGCTGCTGTACCAGCCCGAACTCACCCCCGTCTCCTGGGCGTTCCAGACCCTCGCGGTGTTCTTCCTGGTCGGCGGGCAGATGGGCGCCCAGAGCCACGCCTGCGCCCGCGCCCGGGGCATCAGCTACCGGCAGTGGCTGCGCGCCCGGCTGGCCCGGCTGTTCCGGCCCGTCGCCGCCGTGCTCGCCGTGTGGGCCGTGGCGGCGGGGGCGATGCTGGGCTCCGGGGTGAGCCTGCTGACCGTGCACACGCTGCTCAAACTCGTCCTGTCCCCGCTGTGGTTCCTGCTGGTCTACGCGGTGCTCACGGCCGCGACCCCGCTGGTGGCGCGGCTGCATCCGCTGTGGCCGCTCGCCGTCGTGCTCCATGTCGACCTGATCCGGTTCGGCTTCGGCGGCCCGGCCTGGCTCGGCTGGATCAATCTGGCGGCGGGCTGGCTGGTCCCGTACTGCCTGGGCGCCACCTGGGGCCGGGGCATGCTGCGCGGCCGGACGGCCGGGTGGGTGCTGCTGATCGGCGGCGCGGCGGTCACCGCCGGGCTCGTCCTGTTCGGCGGCTATCCGGCGGCGATGGTCGGGGTGCCCGGCGCCCCGATCTCCAACCTCAACCCGCCCACCCTGGCCGCCGTCACCTTCGGTCTCACCCAGTGCGGCGCGGCCCTGCTGCTGCGCGGCCCCCTGCGCCGGGTGCTGGCGCGGCCCGCCGCGTGGGCGGTGGTGGCGCTGGTCAACCTCTCCGCGATGACCGTGTTCCTGTGGCACCAGACCGCGATGATGGCGGTCAGCGTGACCACCCTGCGGCTGTACGGGCCGTTGTCCGGGCTGCACACCGTGCCCGACGGCCCCGGCTGGGTGCTGGCGCGGCTGTGCTGGCTGCCGGTGTTCGCGGGGGCGCTGCTGGTCTGCTGGGCGGCGTTCCACGGGTACGAGGCGGGGCGACCGCGCAAGGGTGGCGGCGGAGTCGTCCGCGGTGGTGGCGGGGCCGTACGCGGTGGGAGCCGCATCGTCCGCGAGGGACGTTCGGCCCGGGAGGCCCGGCAGGTGGAGAAGCCCAGTGTCTAA
- a CDS encoding haloacid dehalogenase, which produces MATGDAGSETFGSRTSAGRISHYRQTVFMRCGLVRTSLSWTASDGRATDLATAWVPDAAQGTLTADLGRTVRLAKVSPEWTRTRPASHEVRTSPDGRHWHEGTTGPARYVRVTLRSADDKKRAGIEELRVSRAK; this is translated from the coding sequence GTGGCCACCGGGGACGCCGGTTCGGAGACCTTCGGCTCCCGGACGTCCGCCGGGCGGATCTCCCACTACCGGCAGACGGTCTTCATGCGCTGCGGGCTGGTGCGGACCTCGCTCAGCTGGACCGCGTCCGACGGGCGCGCCACCGACCTCGCCACCGCCTGGGTCCCCGACGCGGCCCAGGGCACGCTCACGGCCGACCTCGGTCGCACGGTGCGCCTGGCGAAGGTCAGCCCGGAGTGGACCCGCACCCGGCCCGCCTCCCATGAGGTGCGGACCTCGCCCGACGGCCGCCACTGGCACGAGGGGACGACCGGCCCGGCCCGCTACGTCCGCGTCACCCTGCGCTCGGCGGACGACAAGAAGCGCGCGGGCATCGAGGAGCTGCGGGTGAGCCGGGCCAAGTGA
- a CDS encoding AraC family transcriptional regulator produces MIVTGLQIDDIPPAERFAAWRALCELTAIPMELRSDHEHDFRASVRGGVSLGEVMLTSTSVPSLRNERTAAHIRRSDPELYHLRLTLRGESDVRHGDTEATVGARQLMLTSTSTPYVAVCERGRVDGMSITLRPSLLPFPATELNRLLGRRLSGRSGIGAMLADFLTRLAADSDRYGPADAPRLGTVAVDLLNALLAHELDAGAEARAENRLTPESRRRTLRLRVEEFVRQNLHSPGLTPASIATAHHISLRYLYRLFEEQGHTVSAWIRAQRLERCRRDLADPALGDTPIHVIAARWGFSHAADFSRAFRGAYGVPPRDFRHTALWTNR; encoded by the coding sequence ATGATCGTGACGGGACTCCAGATCGACGACATCCCGCCCGCGGAGCGATTCGCGGCCTGGCGCGCCCTGTGCGAGCTGACGGCGATACCGATGGAGCTCCGCAGCGACCATGAGCACGACTTCCGCGCGAGCGTACGGGGCGGAGTGAGCCTCGGCGAGGTGATGCTGACCTCCACCTCCGTACCGTCACTGCGGAACGAGCGGACGGCGGCCCATATCCGGCGCTCCGACCCGGAGCTCTACCATCTGCGGCTCACCCTGCGCGGTGAGAGCGATGTGCGCCACGGGGACACCGAAGCCACGGTCGGCGCCCGGCAGCTCATGCTCACCTCGACCTCCACGCCGTATGTGGCGGTGTGCGAGCGCGGCAGGGTCGACGGGATGTCGATCACCCTCCGCCCCTCGCTGCTGCCGTTCCCGGCGACCGAGCTCAACCGGCTGCTCGGGCGGCGGCTGTCCGGGCGGTCCGGCATCGGGGCCATGCTCGCCGACTTCCTCACCCGCCTGGCCGCCGATTCCGACCGCTACGGCCCGGCCGACGCACCGCGCCTCGGCACCGTCGCCGTCGATCTGCTCAACGCGCTGCTCGCGCATGAGCTGGACGCCGGTGCCGAGGCGCGCGCCGAGAACCGGCTCACCCCCGAGAGCCGTCGGCGCACCCTGCGGTTACGCGTCGAGGAATTCGTCCGGCAGAACCTGCACAGCCCGGGGCTCACCCCGGCGTCGATCGCCACGGCCCATCACATCTCGCTCCGGTACCTCTACCGCCTCTTCGAGGAGCAGGGGCACACGGTCTCCGCGTGGATCCGCGCCCAGCGCCTGGAACGCTGCCGCCGCGACCTGGCCGATCCCGCCCTGGGCGACACCCCCATCCATGTCATCGCCGCCCGCTGGGGTTTCAGCCACGCCGCGGACTTCAGCCGTGCCTTCCGCGGCGCCTATGGCGTGCCCCCACGGGACTTCCGCCATACGGCGCTGTGGACGAACAGGTGA
- a CDS encoding transposase, whose protein sequence is MGDLCVRWSLSAVTMSWSRVGVAGLGGLREMAAPFVVSGPAGAAIRDRLKGLTVEDEEVLRLVGGHLGSLASRDLKARCADGLEHGSERWAVRKRALTGESSSRWAGSITKATHDQWGLARRGQAAHLHDLEAGIDTVRHRLSLPLVEWGPKRAAGGYRSQKEWFAKSRRLHVLEDRLAAVRADQEAGRVHVVRGGKRLLNTRHHLEKAQLDKAQWRTRWEASRRFLQADGESGKRCGNETIRVSPDGEVSIRLPVPLAHLANAAHGRYVLAARVAFPHRGETWRDRITANRAVAYRIREDTDRGRWYLTASWTVPPVQTVPFSTARASGLIGVDTNADHLAAWRLDAHGNPVGAPRRFDYDLSGTAAHRDAQVRHALIRLLHWAKRYHLAVAVEDLDFTAETTREKHGRRKRFRKLISGMPVARLRARLLAMAAELGIPLVAVDPAYTSKWGAQHWKKPLTSSKRKTSRHDAAAVAIGRRALGHPIRRRTTPPPAHQSDEQGHRTVQAGPATPGREGPRPRIPGPRSRVVPPGRGAKAGNQNTHHRSECSAEHETWQQDSPPLSL, encoded by the coding sequence ATGGGTGACCTTTGCGTGCGGTGGTCGTTGAGTGCGGTGACGATGTCCTGGAGTCGGGTGGGGGTGGCAGGGTTGGGCGGGTTGCGGGAGATGGCGGCGCCGTTCGTGGTGTCCGGCCCCGCCGGGGCGGCGATCCGGGACCGGCTCAAGGGGTTGACCGTCGAGGACGAGGAGGTGCTGCGGCTGGTCGGCGGTCACCTCGGTTCGCTGGCCTCCCGGGATCTGAAGGCACGGTGTGCGGACGGGCTGGAGCACGGCAGCGAGCGGTGGGCGGTGCGTAAGCGGGCGCTGACCGGGGAGTCGTCGTCGCGGTGGGCGGGCAGCATCACGAAGGCCACGCATGATCAGTGGGGGCTGGCCCGGCGTGGTCAGGCCGCACACCTCCACGATCTGGAAGCCGGGATCGACACGGTCCGGCACCGGCTGTCGTTGCCCCTCGTGGAGTGGGGCCCCAAGCGGGCGGCGGGCGGCTACCGCAGCCAGAAGGAGTGGTTCGCCAAGTCGCGGCGCCTGCACGTGCTGGAGGACCGGCTGGCCGCCGTCAGGGCCGACCAGGAGGCCGGGCGGGTGCACGTGGTGCGGGGCGGGAAGCGGCTGCTGAACACCCGCCACCACCTGGAGAAGGCCCAGCTCGACAAGGCCCAGTGGCGGACTCGGTGGGAGGCGTCGCGCCGGTTCCTGCAGGCGGACGGCGAGTCCGGCAAGCGCTGCGGCAACGAGACGATCCGCGTCAGCCCGGACGGCGAGGTGAGCATCAGGCTCCCGGTGCCGCTCGCGCATCTGGCCAACGCCGCGCACGGCCGCTACGTGCTCGCTGCGCGAGTGGCCTTCCCACACCGGGGGGAGACCTGGCGCGACCGGATCACCGCGAACCGGGCCGTCGCCTACCGCATCCGCGAAGACACCGACCGGGGGCGCTGGTACCTCACCGCCTCCTGGACCGTCCCCCCGGTCCAGACCGTGCCCTTTTCCACCGCCCGGGCAAGTGGCCTGATCGGTGTGGACACCAACGCCGATCACCTGGCCGCCTGGCGACTCGACGCGCACGGCAACCCGGTCGGCGCCCCGCGCCGCTTCGACTACGACCTGTCCGGCACCGCCGCACACCGCGACGCCCAGGTCCGCCACGCCCTCATCCGCCTGCTGCACTGGGCCAAGCGGTACCACCTGGCCGTCGCCGTCGAGGACCTGGACTTCACCGCCGAGACCACCCGGGAGAAGCACGGCCGACGGAAGCGGTTCCGCAAGCTGATCTCCGGCATGCCGGTCGCCCGGCTGCGGGCCCGGCTGCTGGCCATGGCCGCCGAACTCGGCATCCCCCTGGTCGCCGTCGATCCGGCCTACACCTCCAAATGGGGCGCCCAGCACTGGAAAAAACCTCTCACCAGCAGCAAACGTAAGACCAGTCGCCACGACGCTGCCGCCGTGGCGATCGGAAGGCGCGCCCTGGGGCACCCGATCCGGCGACGGACGACACCGCCCCCTGCTCACCAGAGCGATGAGCAGGGGCATCGGACCGTCCAGGCCGGACCAGCCACCCCGGGGCGTGAGGGACCCCGCCCCCGCATCCCCGGACCACGATCGCGAGTCGTGCCGCCCGGACGCGGAGCGAAAGCGGGCAACCAGAACACCCACCACCGTTCGGAGTGTTCGGCTGAGCATGAGACCTGGCAACAGGACTCACCCCCGCTCAGTCTTTAG
- a CDS encoding ABC transporter produces MADVVTDATDETGKKDTGGPDADGPDTGQGWVRRLFGYCWLYRKDVLLALGASLAGMAVMALVPLVPKLIIDDVIVQHDRSLAPWATLLIIAALVVYVLTYIRRFYGGRLALDVQHALRTEMYASIARFDGRRQDNLSTGQIIGRATSDLQLIQGLLFMVPMMIGNILLFLVSLVVMATLSPLLTVVALAVAPALWILASRSRIRLFPATWYAQGQAAAVAGVVDGAVTGVRVVKGFGQEAQETDKLRAVGRRLFAARLRTVRLNSRYTPALQAVPALGQVAMLALGGWMATRGQITLGTFVAFSTYLAQLVGPVRMLTMLLTIGQQARAGVERVFELIDTEPVIDERPGARELPEDAPATVEFDRVSFGYDPERPVLSEVSLRIEPGETLAVVGASGSGKSTLSMLLPRFYDVSSGAVRIGGHDVRELTYDSLRGAVGLVPEDSFLFSDSVRANLAYGQPDASEERILAAARAAQADGFISALPHGYDTEVGEQGLTLSGGQRQRLALARAILTDPRLLVLDDATSAVDARVEHEIHEALRGVMAGRTTLLIAHRPSTLALADRIAVLDRGRVVDVGTDEELRARSAVYRRLLADDAQPAAARGGDDPEHAVGLAGGFGGESAATALVEPCLDGEPHGDGDQVAELLPHGDGDQVAELLPHGDGDHVAELLPRGGDDPEHAEGCPHPGGVTPELWVRPDGDGRKDGTGAGAGAAAVAGPGIAGALSGMPATPELLAKVAALPPATDTPDIDEEQAARPEETYGLRRLLRGFGAPLSVALLLVAVDAVAGLLLPVLIRHGIDQGVQRLALGAVWAASGLALLVVLVQWAAQIGETRMTGRTGERVLYALRVKIFAQLQRLGLDYYERELSGKIMTRMTTDVDALSTFLQTGLVTAVVSLLTFFGILVALLIIDVGLALVVFLTLPPLIIGTIVFRRLSVKAYELARERVSVVNADLQESVAGLRIVQAFRRERSGRERFAARSDAYRQARMRGQRLISVYFPFVQLLSSVASALVLIVGAGRVGDNTLSAGALVAYLLYIDLFFAPVQQLSQVFDGYQQASVSLGRIQELLREPTTTPVADDPREVRTMRGEIAFDDVRFRYGDDEEALAGISLTIPAGQTVAFVGETGAGKSTLVKLVARFYDPTGGAVRVDGADLRELDLTGYRGHLGVVPQEPYLFPGTVRDAIAYGRPGASDAEVEAAARAVGAHAMVASLDGGYLHEVSERGRNLSAGQRQLIALARAELVNPDVLLLDEATAALDLASEALVNQATDRLTGRRTTLVVAHRLTTAARADRVVVLDHGRVVEDGTHEELVARDGRYAALWRTFMGETAPATV; encoded by the coding sequence GTGGCGGACGTAGTGACGGACGCAACGGATGAAACGGGCAAAAAGGATACGGGTGGACCAGATGCGGACGGGCCGGATACCGGGCAGGGCTGGGTAAGGCGGCTGTTCGGCTATTGCTGGCTGTACCGCAAGGATGTGCTGCTCGCCCTGGGTGCCTCGCTCGCCGGAATGGCCGTCATGGCGCTCGTCCCGCTGGTGCCGAAGCTGATCATCGACGATGTGATCGTCCAGCACGACCGGTCGCTCGCCCCCTGGGCCACCCTGCTGATCATCGCCGCCCTCGTGGTCTACGTCCTCACCTACATCCGCCGCTTCTACGGCGGACGGCTCGCCCTCGACGTCCAGCACGCCCTGCGCACCGAGATGTACGCGTCCATCGCCCGCTTCGACGGCAGACGGCAGGACAACCTCTCCACCGGCCAGATCATCGGCCGGGCCACCAGCGACCTCCAGCTCATCCAGGGCCTGCTCTTCATGGTGCCGATGATGATCGGCAACATCCTCCTCTTCCTGGTCTCGCTCGTCGTGATGGCGACGCTGTCGCCGCTGCTCACCGTCGTCGCCCTCGCCGTCGCCCCCGCCCTGTGGATCCTCGCCTCGCGCAGCCGCATCCGGCTCTTCCCGGCCACCTGGTACGCCCAGGGGCAGGCGGCCGCCGTCGCGGGTGTCGTCGACGGGGCGGTGACCGGTGTCCGGGTGGTCAAGGGGTTCGGGCAGGAGGCGCAGGAGACCGACAAGCTGCGGGCGGTCGGCCGCCGGCTGTTCGCCGCCCGGCTGCGGACCGTACGGCTGAACTCCCGCTACACCCCCGCCCTGCAGGCCGTCCCCGCCCTCGGCCAGGTCGCCATGCTGGCGCTCGGCGGCTGGATGGCCACCCGCGGCCAGATCACCCTCGGCACCTTCGTGGCCTTCTCCACGTATCTCGCCCAGCTCGTGGGCCCGGTGCGGATGCTCACGATGCTCCTGACCATCGGGCAGCAGGCGCGGGCCGGGGTCGAGCGCGTCTTCGAGCTCATCGACACCGAGCCGGTCATCGACGAGCGCCCCGGCGCCCGGGAGCTTCCCGAGGACGCCCCCGCGACGGTCGAGTTCGACCGGGTGAGCTTCGGCTACGACCCCGAGCGCCCGGTGCTCTCCGAGGTGTCCCTGCGGATCGAACCGGGCGAGACCCTGGCCGTCGTGGGCGCCTCCGGAAGCGGCAAGTCGACGCTGTCCATGCTGCTGCCGCGCTTCTACGACGTGTCGTCGGGCGCGGTGCGGATCGGCGGCCACGATGTGCGGGAGCTGACGTACGACTCGCTGCGCGGCGCGGTCGGACTGGTGCCGGAGGACAGCTTCCTCTTCTCCGACTCCGTGCGTGCCAACCTCGCCTACGGGCAGCCGGACGCGAGCGAGGAGCGGATCCTGGCCGCCGCCCGCGCCGCCCAGGCCGACGGCTTCATCTCCGCACTGCCGCACGGCTATGACACCGAGGTCGGCGAGCAGGGGCTGACCCTCTCCGGCGGCCAGCGCCAGCGGCTGGCCCTGGCCCGCGCGATCCTCACCGATCCCCGGCTGCTCGTCCTCGACGACGCCACCTCGGCGGTGGACGCGCGCGTCGAGCACGAGATCCACGAGGCGCTCCGGGGCGTCATGGCGGGCCGTACGACCCTGCTGATCGCCCACCGCCCCTCCACCCTCGCCCTCGCCGACCGCATCGCGGTCCTGGACCGGGGCCGGGTCGTGGACGTGGGCACCGACGAGGAGCTGAGGGCACGGAGCGCCGTGTACCGGCGGCTGCTGGCGGACGACGCCCAGCCCGCCGCCGCCCGGGGCGGGGACGATCCGGAGCACGCGGTGGGCCTCGCCGGTGGGTTCGGCGGGGAGTCCGCCGCGACGGCGCTGGTCGAGCCCTGTCTCGACGGTGAACCGCACGGGGACGGCGATCAGGTGGCGGAACTGCTGCCGCATGGGGACGGCGACCAGGTGGCGGAACTGCTGCCGCACGGGGACGGCGACCACGTGGCGGAACTGCTGCCGCGCGGCGGGGACGACCCCGAGCACGCCGAAGGCTGCCCCCACCCCGGCGGGGTGACCCCGGAGCTATGGGTGCGGCCCGATGGTGACGGCCGTAAGGACGGCACGGGAGCGGGAGCCGGGGCGGCGGCCGTGGCCGGGCCCGGGATCGCCGGGGCACTGTCCGGAATGCCCGCCACCCCCGAGCTGCTCGCCAAGGTCGCCGCGCTGCCGCCCGCCACCGACACCCCCGACATCGACGAGGAGCAGGCCGCCCGCCCCGAGGAGACCTACGGACTGCGGCGGCTGCTGCGCGGCTTCGGGGCGCCGCTGTCGGTCGCGCTGCTGCTCGTCGCCGTGGACGCGGTCGCCGGGCTGCTGCTGCCCGTGCTCATCCGGCACGGGATCGACCAGGGCGTCCAGCGGCTCGCGCTCGGGGCGGTGTGGGCCGCCTCCGGGCTCGCGCTCCTCGTGGTCCTCGTGCAGTGGGCCGCCCAGATCGGCGAGACGCGGATGACCGGGCGGACCGGTGAACGGGTGCTCTACGCACTGCGCGTCAAGATCTTCGCGCAACTGCAGCGGCTCGGTCTCGACTACTACGAGCGCGAGCTGAGCGGCAAGATCATGACGCGGATGACCACCGACGTCGACGCGCTGTCCACATTCCTCCAGACCGGCCTGGTCACCGCCGTCGTCAGCCTGCTGACCTTCTTCGGCATCCTGGTCGCGCTGCTCATCATCGACGTGGGCCTCGCGCTGGTGGTCTTCCTGACCCTCCCGCCGCTCATCATCGGCACCATCGTCTTCCGGCGCCTCAGCGTCAAGGCGTACGAACTGGCCCGCGAGCGCGTGAGCGTGGTCAACGCGGATCTGCAGGAGAGCGTGGCGGGGCTGCGGATCGTGCAGGCGTTCCGGCGCGAGCGGTCCGGCCGGGAGCGGTTCGCGGCCCGCAGCGACGCCTACCGCCAGGCGCGGATGCGCGGTCAGCGGCTGATCTCGGTGTACTTCCCGTTCGTCCAGCTCCTGTCGTCCGTGGCCTCCGCGCTGGTGCTCATCGTGGGCGCCGGACGGGTCGGGGACAACACGCTGTCGGCCGGCGCGCTGGTGGCCTATCTCCTCTACATCGACCTGTTCTTCGCCCCCGTCCAGCAGCTCTCCCAGGTCTTCGACGGCTATCAGCAGGCATCGGTGTCACTGGGCCGCATCCAGGAGCTGCTGCGCGAGCCCACCACCACACCGGTCGCCGACGACCCGCGCGAGGTGCGCACCATGCGCGGCGAGATCGCCTTCGACGACGTGCGGTTCCGGTACGGGGACGACGAGGAGGCGCTGGCGGGCATCTCGCTCACGATCCCCGCGGGGCAGACCGTGGCGTTCGTCGGGGAGACCGGGGCCGGTAAGTCCACCCTGGTCAAGCTGGTGGCCCGGTTCTACGACCCGACCGGGGGCGCCGTGCGGGTGGACGGCGCGGATCTGCGCGAGCTCGACCTCACCGGGTACCGCGGCCACCTCGGGGTGGTCCCGCAGGAGCCGTATCTCTTCCCCGGGACGGTGCGCGACGCCATCGCCTACGGGCGGCCCGGCGCGAGCGACGCGGAGGTGGAGGCCGCCGCGCGGGCGGTCGGCGCCCATGCCATGGTGGCGTCGCTCGACGGTGGCTATCTGCACGAGGTCTCCGAGCGCGGGCGCAATCTCTCCGCAGGGCAGCGGCAGTTGATCGCGCTGGCGCGCGCCGAGCTGGTGAACCCGGACGTCCTGCTGCTCGACGAGGCCACGGCCGCG
- a CDS encoding LuxR family transcriptional regulator, translating to MTTTIRVLIADDQMMVRQGFTVLLNAEPDIEVVGQAVDGADAIDQVAELAPDVVLMDIRMPGVGGIEATRRLTEPAGATVKILVLTTFDLDEYVYEALRAGASGFLLKDASADELAHAVRVVAAGDALLAPNITKRLIGEFSRVSAAAPRGPLRGRVGDLTERETEVLTLIAQGLSNAEIAARLVVAEQTVKTHVSRILFKLGLRDRTQAAVFAYETGLVRPSAF from the coding sequence ATGACGACGACCATCCGCGTTTTGATCGCCGACGACCAGATGATGGTCCGCCAGGGCTTCACGGTGCTCCTCAACGCCGAACCGGACATCGAGGTCGTCGGCCAGGCCGTGGACGGGGCCGACGCCATCGACCAGGTCGCCGAACTGGCCCCGGACGTGGTCCTGATGGACATACGGATGCCGGGAGTCGGCGGTATCGAGGCCACCCGGCGGCTCACCGAACCCGCCGGGGCCACCGTCAAGATCCTGGTCCTCACCACCTTCGACCTCGACGAGTACGTCTACGAGGCGCTGCGCGCGGGCGCGTCCGGGTTTCTGCTGAAGGACGCCTCGGCGGACGAACTGGCCCACGCGGTACGGGTGGTGGCGGCCGGTGACGCGCTGCTGGCGCCGAACATCACCAAGCGCCTGATCGGCGAGTTCTCCCGGGTGAGCGCCGCCGCCCCGCGCGGTCCCCTCCGGGGCCGGGTGGGCGATCTGACGGAGCGCGAGACCGAGGTGCTGACCCTGATCGCCCAGGGGCTGTCGAACGCGGAGATCGCCGCACGGCTGGTGGTGGCCGAGCAGACCGTGAAGACCCATGTGAGCCGGATCCTGTTCAAGCTGGGGCTGCGCGACCGGACCCAGGCCGCGGTCTTCGCGTACGAGACGGGGCTGGTGCGCCCGTCCGCGTTCTGA